The genomic interval AATACCTCATAGCGGGCATAAGGGGAGAATGGACTTTTTAATGCTTCCTTTGCGCCTTGTACAGCTGCATCGACATGCTCCTTTTCGGCTACTGAAATATGTGCAGCCACCTCTTGAGTATATTTATTCACGACCTCCATCATGTCAGCCGTTTGCTCCCACTTCCCATTAATATATAATCCATATTGTTTATCTGTTGTAATTGTTGACATTTTCTCCACTCCTATCCGTTTTTTCTTATCTCACAAGTTCAATAAAATATTGATAGTTATCACTGCAGAATTTTGTTGTTGTAAACTCAATTGGTTTGTTTTCCTGTCCAAAACTAAGCCTTTCCATTTGCAGCAGCGCCTGACCGCCTCTGATGCCGAGCAAATCAGCCTCAATTAGCGATGCATTAATCGCTTTGATTTTCTCATTCGCGGTTTTTAGGACGATATTTTTTTCTTCCAATATGTCATAAAAATTTGCACCATTTAAATCCTGATGGAGCAGCATCCTTCCAATATGATACGGCCAGCATGTACGCTCAATGGCAACAGGTGTCTGATTTGCAAAACGCAGGCGTTCAATGACAACAACTTCTTCCTCTAAAGGTACTTGGAGCAAAGACTTTTCTTTGCGAAATTCTCGGCTTGTTTTAACAGATAACAATTTAGAGCTTGGGAAGATGCCATTCTCCAATGCTTCTTCCGCAAATCCCTTTAGCTTTCCTAAGCTTCCCACAAAGACTTGAGGCTTTACGATTGTCCCTTTCCCCTGTTTTTTCTCCAGAATCCCTTCCTGAACAAGAATCGAAACAGCCTGCCGTATCGTCGTTCGGCTGACATTGAATTCGCTCATCAATTCATTTTCTGTCGGAATCATTGAATAAGGTGCCCATTCCTTTTCTTGGATCCGTTTGATCATCGTGTCCTTTACTTGTAAATAGAGGGACGTGCTTTTGGAAGGCTCGAAACGACTTGCCACTTATTCAACACTCCCTTCAGTCACATTCCAGTCCAAAGCAGGAGCAACAACCGGTCTTTTATACAAACACATTCGTTTCCAGCTTAAGCAGACGCCCAAGTTCAATTAATTGTTTCGTTACGTCGCCATATACGAGGGCAAAGTGAGGCTCATAGCCTGCATTCATCAGCTCATAAAGTGTGCTTGTCACATCTGTTGTTAATTCCACTTCGACTGAGGTTCCACTAAAAGGCTGTTCGACATCAAGTGCATGTCCTTTCATAACGAGTAATCGGTACCCGTCTGGGGTATGGCTTACTCGGAATATAGTGACTTCCCCAGCCTTTAAGCCAAAATCCATCGCAAGCCCGATTTTTCGGTTAGGATGCACGCCAGCTGTCGCACCTGTAGCAGGATGGGCAAGCGAGTATGCCCCAGCTCCGCAATGCCAAAATACAACTGAATTTTTCCCTTCATCAACATGAACCAAGTCGCCTAAATATGGTGCACTTCCACCTGTTAACTCACGCAAAATATACATTGAAATCGAGCCATGTATATCGGATTCACAGGAAGAAACCATTCCATCCTCCGTAAACTGCGAAAGAACCGAGCATGGTGCCGCGCCTAAATCATTGAAAAAGTCCGGCCAGCATCTCATCGCAATTGACTTAATCTCTTCTTCCTTAATCTGTTTCTTAATGTATGTGGAGAACTGTGCGAACTTATGAACTGTCTCATCCTCGCGATTCAAGCCAATGACTTGTTGTTCAGCCCGATCAATTTCACCGATCCATTCTTCTTCAGGAAGTTCCACACACTTCTTAAACGCTTCTTGTAAATCCATCTTATGAAGCGTCACGCCGAGCGCATGTTTGAGTTCCTCTTCGTTTGCATCTGAGAAAAAGAATCCCGGAGGATAGTCGCCGACAACTCCTATTTTCATTTGTTGTAAAGATTTTAGAACACGCATGACATCAAATTTCTCAAGCAATTCCGTTTGCAGCTTCTCTTCATCAGGATTTCCAAATACGAATGCAAATGGGTGCTGATGATTGCGCAGAACATTGCTTGTGCTATTGCCGCCAGTCAATGAATTCAAGCGCAGGCGCCCGCCTACACTTGGCTCGCGTACAGACCAGACAATAACTGGTACTTTAAAATACTCCAGTGCCTTCACCATAAATTCACCATCTGCAAATGTGACACTCTGATATAAAACCGTATCAATTTCAGTTGTTGCTACTGATTGCAGAAATTGTTCAAGCTCCTCTACTGATGTAAGGATTTCATTTGGTGCAACAACACGATGACCACTTTGTTCAAGCCTACTCATGCTTTGACTGCGGTACATTTCTGCTGTTTCAAGATCAAATGTTTTTCTTCCAATTGGAAGATATAAAATTGCTGTATTTGCCATCGTTTTTCTCCTTTAACATGTTATGCTGCAAACTTAATTCATCACTACAATAAATCAATAGATAACTACCTTTCGTTCCATAAAAAAATCATATACTTCGCTTTCCTTAGTATTTCCCTTGTACTCTATGAAAATTCAACTTTTATTACTAGGTTTCTTTAGAGTAAGCCCACCTGAAACATAATTACCTTTAGATAAAAAGTAGGTATCTTTAATACTATAATATGAAAACGTCTACAGGATTTCAAGTGTTTTTTTCATATTTTTTGCAAATACGTCTCCTGCTAGATCATTAAATAAGCATCACTACCATTAAGAGCCCTTTTCCAAACCTTCTTTCATCATGATATGCCCTTTCATACAGGAAGATTGAAAGCATTCGTGAGCGGAAAATATTTTTCTGAATTTTTCGTTTACATTTATTTTTCAATATGCTACCTTAAGGTTGTAACCTTTGTTTAATCATAGTGATGTAATTTATTTTTGGGAGGGACAATATGAATCTACTAGGTAAGAAAGTAAAAAACCGTTATATGTCACGTAATCCAAAATTCGATTATTTGCCAGATCAAGACAGGTATTTCTCTTATCGAGAGCAGCCGTCTTACAAATTCAACATCATTGGTTGCGGCAATATTGGAAGAGAGCACATGAAGGTGACGATGATGGAAGAAAGAGCAACAATATACGGTGTTTATGATCAGAATCCGTCTAGTATTGAGGAAGCGGAAAGATTATTTTCGACTCTTTCAGACCATTCATTAGTTAAATATGATTCTTTACAGGCAGCTTGCCATGATCCCGAGGCAGATGGATTGATCATCTGCACACCCAATTACACCCATATTGATGTGATACGAGAGGCTGTTAAATCGGGAAAACATATTCTATTAGAAAAGCCGATGGCCACGACATTACGAGACGCCTATGAAATCATGCAATTGGCTAAAGACTATGAATCTGTTTTTCAAATAGGTCTGCAATACCGTTATAAGGCCATATATGCCGAATCGATTCATGAAACCCTGGAAAGAAAAGCAATAGGTGACGTAAAAACAATTAGCATGACGGAACATCGAATTCCATTTTTAGATAAAGTCAATCAGTGGAATAAGTTCTCCAAGTATTCTGGAGGTACATTAGTCGAAAAGTGCTGCCATTACTTTGATTTAATGAATTTATTTGCACAGTCCAAACCCGTTCAAGTATATGCGAGCGGTAACATGGCCGTTAATTTTACTGATTTTACGTATAACAATGAGCAGGCAGATATTATCGACAATGCATTTGTTACCGTTATCTACGAAAATGATGTACGAGCAAATTTTAATTTATGTATGTTTTCACCAACTTTTTATGAAGAGCTTGTCATTTGTGGAGATAAAGGCCGGTTAAAGGCTTCTGAAAATGAGGATTTTCTTTCAGCAAAACGCCCTAGAAATCATCTTGAGATTTTATGCGGGGAAGAGAAGCCGTCAAGGCTCATGACTCCTGCTTATCCTGATCATATCGAGACTAGCGGCCATGGCGGTGCCACTTATTATGAGCATGTTTATTTCATTGATAATATCGAAAACAAACAGACGACGACTGCAACAGTAGAGGATGGATTATGGTCTGTCTTGGTTGGACTGGCAGCAGAACAATCGATCAAGCTTGGGAAGGCTGTCATGATTGAAGAGATCCTAAAGGAGAGCCAAGTGACGATTTAACAGCAGTATAAAAAAAGAAGCGTACTGAGATTGATTGAAAAGCTCTTATTCCCATCATTCAAAATGAAAGCGTTTTAGTTCATTCGGTTAAGCATCTCTTTTCCATGTCTCACCCGAACAAAAACATCATGATGTTCCAATTAATAATTACAACATCAGGATGAAAATCATGTCTATATTTTAAGAGGGGGTATTACAATTGAAGAGAATATCGATTCTTTCCTTATCTTTTGTCTTGTTTCTAAGTATGGCACTTGTTGGATGTGCTTCTAAAGATTCAGCATCAAATTCAGAAGAAGGTGCAACAACGATTAATTTCCTGCATTGGCGCGGTGAGGATACAGAGGTTTTTAACGGTCTTATCGAAAAGTTTGAACAGGAAAATCCAAGTATCAATGTTGAGATGAATGTTTTGCCTTCTGATTCTTATATTGCCAATGCTTCTGCCACATTATTATCAGGAGAAGGAGCCGATGTTTTTGCAAGCTTCCCGGGAAGTCAATTTGAAGCATTACAGGAATCAGGCGCATATGTTGATCTATCAAATGAAGCATTTATCGATCGCTTTTCTGAAAGCTTGCTAGGTGCGGGAGTTAAGGATGGGAAACAATTAGCTGTTCCTTACCAGCTTGTCTATAATATTCCTGTCTATAACAAAGGGATTTTTGAGAAATTAGGACTTGAGCCGCCAACAGACTGGGAAGGCTTCCTAAAAGTAAGCGAAGTATTAAAAGAAAATGGTTATGATCCAATTTTGTTTGCCGGAGATATTAGCCCAGGCCAATTTATTAATCCAATGGTCATGAACAATCAGCCATCTGATGACACGTTTGCAAAATTAGAAAAGGGCGAAGAAAAATTAACAAATGAATGGTTTGTTAAAACATTGTCACAGATTCAAGAATTAAATGATAAGGGCTATTTTCAAAAAGACCCGCTTGGCACGAAAAAAGAAGGAGCAGCCGCATTATTTGCTCAGGAAAAAGGAGCGATCCTTGCACTCGGTTCTTATATGATGTCAACGGTAAAACAACAAAATCCAGAAATTGAACAAGGACTGATTTCCCCGATTACGGTTCCTGAAGGGGAAATGAAATACGAAGGCATTCATACGTCAACCTTCATGCTTGGTGTTAATGCTAAATCTGAACATCAGGAAGAGGCTTTGAAGTTCATTGAATTTCTAACACAACCTGACATTGCAGCAGAGTATGCGAATGGTACTGGTCAGATGCTTACACTAAATGATATTCAATATGATTCTCCAGAATTAACTGAAACAGCAAAATGGCTTGAAAAGAAAACATTGTTCCAACCTCGTTATACGATTTCAAAGGAGCAAGTAAGCAAGGCGATTGAAATAGCAGTTCAGGATGTTCTATCGGGAGTGGAACCGAAAGAAGCTGCGAAAAAAGCACAAGAAGAGGTTAGTCGTGCAATCAAATAATAAAGCAATCAAAGCAACAGGAGCGAAATTCGCTCCCTCCTTTTCTTCTAAACTTGAAAAGAGGAGAAAATTACAATGGAATTGGTCTTTGTTTTTCTTTATACTCCCGGGATTTTTAATTTATAGCATTTTCTTTGCAGGTCCTACAATATCTGCTCTTTATTTAAGTCTGACGGATTGGAATGGAGTTGCGAATGCCTACAATTTTGTTGGGCTTGCCAATTACAAAGAAATGCTGACTGATAGCCCAACTTTTATCCAGTCTTTGGGCAACAATTTAAAATTCACGCTAACGGTGCTCATTTGCCAAACGATTCTTAGTTTATTTTTTGCGATGCTTCTTGTCAAAAACACGAAAGTAAACGTCTTTTATCGAGCCCTTTACTTTTTCCCGACAATTGTAGCATCTGTTTCTATCGCATTTGTTTGGACATTTATGTATGATCCGAACATCGGTGTGATCAATAATCTGCTCAGTCAGCTTGGGTTGGAGAATATAGCTAAGTCCTGGCTCGGAGACCGCAACATCGCAATCTATAGCTTAGCTTTTGTACAATTTTGGGCACATACCGGCCAAATGCTGATCATTTTTATTGCAGGCTTACATGCGATTCCTAAAGAACTGTATGAAGCTGTTAGTATTGAGGGTGCCAGCAAGTGGCAAACGTTTCGCTATATTACATGGCCGCTTTTAGCACCATCCGCGACCATTGTCATCGCCTATACGACCATTCAAAGCTTTAAAGCCTTTGATTTAGTCATCGCAATGACTGGAGGCGGACCATCACATTCAACTGAAATCTTATCTACCT from Metabacillus sediminilitoris carries:
- a CDS encoding carbohydrate ABC transporter permease — translated: MQSNNKAIKATGAKFAPSFSSKLEKRRKLQWNWSLFFFILPGFLIYSIFFAGPTISALYLSLTDWNGVANAYNFVGLANYKEMLTDSPTFIQSLGNNLKFTLTVLICQTILSLFFAMLLVKNTKVNVFYRALYFFPTIVASVSIAFVWTFMYDPNIGVINNLLSQLGLENIAKSWLGDRNIAIYSLAFVQFWAHTGQMLIIFIAGLHAIPKELYEAVSIEGASKWQTFRYITWPLLAPSATIVIAYTTIQSFKAFDLVIAMTGGGPSHSTEILSTFLYHEAFINFRFGYASAAAVIFMLIIAIVTIIQFKMLKSNEVNY
- a CDS encoding GntR family transcriptional regulator; its protein translation is MASRFEPSKSTSLYLQVKDTMIKRIQEKEWAPYSMIPTENELMSEFNVSRTTIRQAVSILVQEGILEKKQGKGTIVKPQVFVGSLGKLKGFAEEALENGIFPSSKLLSVKTSREFRKEKSLLQVPLEEEVVVIERLRFANQTPVAIERTCWPYHIGRMLLHQDLNGANFYDILEEKNIVLKTANEKIKAINASLIEADLLGIRGGQALLQMERLSFGQENKPIEFTTTKFCSDNYQYFIELVR
- a CDS encoding ABC transporter substrate-binding protein, encoding MKRISILSLSFVLFLSMALVGCASKDSASNSEEGATTINFLHWRGEDTEVFNGLIEKFEQENPSINVEMNVLPSDSYIANASATLLSGEGADVFASFPGSQFEALQESGAYVDLSNEAFIDRFSESLLGAGVKDGKQLAVPYQLVYNIPVYNKGIFEKLGLEPPTDWEGFLKVSEVLKENGYDPILFAGDISPGQFINPMVMNNQPSDDTFAKLEKGEEKLTNEWFVKTLSQIQELNDKGYFQKDPLGTKKEGAAALFAQEKGAILALGSYMMSTVKQQNPEIEQGLISPITVPEGEMKYEGIHTSTFMLGVNAKSEHQEEALKFIEFLTQPDIAAEYANGTGQMLTLNDIQYDSPELTETAKWLEKKTLFQPRYTISKEQVSKAIEIAVQDVLSGVEPKEAAKKAQEEVSRAIK
- the sftI gene encoding sulfoquinovose isomerase → MANTAILYLPIGRKTFDLETAEMYRSQSMSRLEQSGHRVVAPNEILTSVEELEQFLQSVATTEIDTVLYQSVTFADGEFMVKALEYFKVPVIVWSVREPSVGGRLRLNSLTGGNSTSNVLRNHQHPFAFVFGNPDEEKLQTELLEKFDVMRVLKSLQQMKIGVVGDYPPGFFFSDANEEELKHALGVTLHKMDLQEAFKKCVELPEEEWIGEIDRAEQQVIGLNREDETVHKFAQFSTYIKKQIKEEEIKSIAMRCWPDFFNDLGAAPCSVLSQFTEDGMVSSCESDIHGSISMYILRELTGGSAPYLGDLVHVDEGKNSVVFWHCGAGAYSLAHPATGATAGVHPNRKIGLAMDFGLKAGEVTIFRVSHTPDGYRLLVMKGHALDVEQPFSGTSVEVELTTDVTSTLYELMNAGYEPHFALVYGDVTKQLIELGRLLKLETNVFV
- a CDS encoding Gfo/Idh/MocA family protein is translated as MNLLGKKVKNRYMSRNPKFDYLPDQDRYFSYREQPSYKFNIIGCGNIGREHMKVTMMEERATIYGVYDQNPSSIEEAERLFSTLSDHSLVKYDSLQAACHDPEADGLIICTPNYTHIDVIREAVKSGKHILLEKPMATTLRDAYEIMQLAKDYESVFQIGLQYRYKAIYAESIHETLERKAIGDVKTISMTEHRIPFLDKVNQWNKFSKYSGGTLVEKCCHYFDLMNLFAQSKPVQVYASGNMAVNFTDFTYNNEQADIIDNAFVTVIYENDVRANFNLCMFSPTFYEELVICGDKGRLKASENEDFLSAKRPRNHLEILCGEEKPSRLMTPAYPDHIETSGHGGATYYEHVYFIDNIENKQTTTATVEDGLWSVLVGLAAEQSIKLGKAVMIEEILKESQVTI